A region of Thioalbus denitrificans DNA encodes the following proteins:
- the iscU gene encoding Fe-S cluster assembly scaffold IscU, with translation MAYSDKVMDHYENPRNVGNLDKQDPNVGTGMVGAPACGDVMKLQIRVNDQGVIEDAKFKTYGCGSAIASSSLVTEWVKGKTLEEARQIKNSAIAEELALPPVKIHCSVLAEDAIKAAIEDFQSKRKG, from the coding sequence ATGGCTTACAGCGACAAGGTCATGGACCACTACGAGAACCCGCGCAACGTGGGCAACCTGGACAAGCAGGATCCCAACGTCGGCACCGGCATGGTGGGCGCACCCGCCTGCGGCGACGTGATGAAGCTCCAGATCAGGGTCAATGACCAGGGCGTCATCGAGGATGCCAAGTTCAAGACCTATGGCTGCGGCTCGGCCATCGCCTCCAGCTCCCTGGTCACCGAATGGGTGAAGGGCAAGACCCTGGAGGAGGCCCGCCAGATCAAGAACAGCGCCATTGCCGAGGAGCTGGCGCTGCCGCCGGTGAAGATCCACTGCTCGGTGCTGGCCGAGGACGCCATCAAGGCCGCCATCGAGGACTTCCAGTCCAAGCGCAAGGGCTGA
- the iscA gene encoding iron-sulfur cluster assembly protein IscA translates to MAITMTEAAADHVRKYMANRGKGEGLRVGVKPSGCSGMAYVLEFADAVGPEDQVFEDHGVKIIVDPKSLIYLDGTQLDYAREGLNEGFKFNNPNAKNACGCGESFGV, encoded by the coding sequence ATGGCTATCACGATGACTGAAGCGGCCGCCGATCATGTGCGGAAATACATGGCCAACCGCGGCAAGGGCGAAGGCCTGCGGGTGGGGGTCAAGCCGTCCGGCTGTTCCGGCATGGCCTATGTCCTGGAATTCGCCGATGCCGTCGGGCCCGAGGACCAGGTCTTCGAGGACCACGGGGTGAAGATCATCGTGGACCCCAAGAGCCTGATCTACCTCGACGGCACCCAGCTGGACTATGCCCGCGAGGGGCTCAACGAGGGGTTCAAGTTCAACAATCCCAACGCCAAGAATGCCTGCGGCTGCGGCGAGAGCTTCGGTGTCTGA
- the hscB gene encoding Fe-S protein assembly co-chaperone HscB codes for MSEIQPTTPPVVDDFFALFGIEPGFALDATDLAGRYRDLQRSVHPDRFAGASDRDRLLAVQKASLINEAYQTLRDPLRRACYLLERRGFDPGLENNTVMDPAFLMDQLELREGLEEARDAERPAEAVARVAGDIEARIDALRTELAREFDSGTAESLQAACEAVRRLQFMERLHQQATDLEEELLEL; via the coding sequence GTGTCTGAAATCCAGCCGACCACCCCGCCGGTGGTTGACGATTTCTTCGCCCTGTTCGGCATTGAACCCGGCTTCGCTCTCGACGCGACGGATCTGGCCGGTCGCTACCGCGATCTGCAGCGAAGCGTCCACCCGGACCGCTTCGCCGGCGCCTCCGACCGGGACCGCCTGCTGGCGGTACAGAAGGCGTCGCTCATCAACGAAGCCTACCAGACCCTGCGCGACCCGCTCCGGCGGGCGTGCTACCTGCTCGAGCGCCGGGGTTTCGACCCCGGACTCGAAAACAACACGGTCATGGATCCCGCTTTCCTGATGGACCAGCTGGAGCTGCGCGAGGGTCTCGAGGAGGCCCGTGACGCGGAGCGGCCGGCCGAGGCCGTGGCCCGTGTCGCCGGCGACATCGAGGCGCGCATCGACGCACTGCGAACGGAGCTGGCGCGAGAGTTCGATTCCGGCACCGCCGAGTCCCTGCAGGCGGCCTGCGAGGCCGTCCGGCGACTGCAGTTCATGGAGCGCCTGCACCAGCAGGCGACCGATCTGGAGGAGGAACTGCTCGAGCTCTGA